From Halanaerobiaceae bacterium ANBcell28, one genomic window encodes:
- the ispG gene encoding flavodoxin-dependent (E)-4-hydroxy-3-methylbut-2-enyl-diphosphate synthase, translating to MRRKTREIYYGSVAVGGNSAVSVQSMTNTKTNDVQGTVKQIKELEAAGCEIIRVAVPDMPAANVLSKIKEEISIPIIADIHFDYRLALEAIDQNVDGLRLNPGNIGNDEKVKEVVLAAQKKSIPIRIGVNSGSIQKDLLKKYKKPTAEAMVESALKHIKILEENDFYDIIVSLKATDVMMTIKAYQLLAKEVDYPFHIGITEAGTLWTGTIKSAVGIGSLLSQGLGDTLRVSLTGNPIDEVKVAWQILKSLRLRKSGPEVISCPSCGRTEIDLINLADIVEGRLRKMDKDITVAVMGCAVNGPGEAREADIGIAGGKGEALIFKKGEMLRKVPEKDILEELLKEIKKL from the coding sequence ATGAGAAGAAAGACAAGGGAAATATACTATGGAAGTGTTGCGGTTGGTGGAAATTCAGCAGTTTCAGTTCAATCTATGACTAATACAAAGACAAATGATGTTCAGGGAACAGTAAAACAAATTAAAGAATTAGAAGCAGCAGGCTGTGAGATAATTAGAGTTGCAGTTCCTGATATGCCTGCTGCTAATGTTTTGTCAAAAATTAAAGAAGAAATTAGTATTCCGATAATTGCTGATATTCATTTTGATTATAGATTGGCATTAGAAGCGATAGATCAAAATGTGGATGGTTTACGATTGAATCCTGGTAATATCGGAAATGATGAGAAGGTAAAAGAGGTTGTTTTAGCAGCACAAAAGAAATCAATACCTATCAGAATTGGAGTCAACTCTGGTTCTATCCAAAAAGATTTGTTAAAAAAATACAAAAAACCAACGGCAGAAGCTATGGTTGAAAGCGCCCTAAAACATATTAAAATCTTGGAAGAAAACGATTTTTATGATATTATTGTATCATTAAAAGCAACAGATGTTATGATGACTATTAAAGCTTATCAATTATTAGCTAAGGAAGTGGATTACCCTTTTCATATTGGAATAACTGAGGCTGGGACTCTATGGACAGGTACTATTAAGTCAGCTGTTGGTATTGGTAGCTTGCTTAGCCAAGGGCTTGGAGATACACTTAGAGTTTCACTAACTGGTAATCCTATAGATGAAGTGAAAGTTGCCTGGCAAATTCTTAAGTCTTTAAGGCTCAGGAAGAGTGGTCCAGAAGTTATATCATGCCCTAGTTGTGGAAGGACAGAAATTGATTTGATAAATTTGGCTGATATCGTTGAAGGTAGATTAAGGAAAATGGACAAGGATATTACTGTTGCAGTAATGGGTTGTGCGGTTAATGGCCCTGGGGAAGCAAGGGAAGCTGATATTGGTATAGCTGGCGGCAAAGGTGAGGCATTGATCTTTAAAAAGGGTGAAATGTTAAGGAAGGTTCCTGAGAAAGATATATTAGAAGAATTATTAAAAGAAATTAAAAAATTATAG